The Falco peregrinus isolate bFalPer1 chromosome 9, bFalPer1.pri, whole genome shotgun sequence genome includes a window with the following:
- the BPIFB2 gene encoding BPI fold-containing family B member 2 yields MVNLLAPSILLSLLVPVHSLRSPDCGGILTPSGLSYLAEVSKPHTEAVLRQNLMAPTVPDLFLSSPKPSRNQINSVEVSKLSLSLIPDTGLQLSIDVDLGITPAPSTTKVIRLSILVELHTEMNPEGYLEVVTPSCKSTAEEVQSTEETESKSSSSDMDKEINVNKICLEVSKLLLLPNEQLVSLTAQFPITPSCQVQYLPLAAPVFSEQGITISLQTTFQVAGMAIPLPVSPVPFSMPEPASSSSSHLTLAFSEHFYTSLFFALEIAGSFNMTIPSPLTTATMAQKITQVGSLFQEDVPVVLQAVFRSSPQVVLEEGKAALKLFLTIHVGAGLPAFQSFLSVNVDMSAGLLLSVVDTRMMISAAAIEDTVLSLAASNVGPIPVALLEELFLPTIREEVPAQMNVVLSEGIFLPHISSFTYTDVNVIIHKDYVLVPCNLKLQMKIGK; encoded by the exons ATGGTGAACCTCCTTGCCCCGAGCATCCTCCTGAGCCTCCTGGTCCCCGTGCACAGCCTCAGGTCACCCGACTGCGGGGGCATCCTCACCCCATCAGGACTGAGCTACC TTGCTGAAGTTTCAAAGCCACACACGGAGGCAGTCCTCAGGCAGAACCTAATGGCCCCCACAGTCCCAGACCTGTTTCTCAGCTCCCCAAAGCCCAGCAG GAATCAAATTAACTCTGTCGAAGTCTCCAAGCTGTCTCTGTCACTCATCCCTGACACCGGACTGCAGCTGAGCATCGATGTGGACCTTGGCATCACACCTGCCCC ctcaACCACCAAGGTGATCAGACTGTCCATCCTGGTGGAACTCCACACAGAAATGAACCCCGAAGGGTACCTGGAGGTGGTCACCCCTTCCTGCAAATCCACTGCGGAGGAGGTGCAGAGCACTGAGGAGACGGAAAG CAAGTCCTCTAGCTCAGACATGGACAAGGAGATTAACGTCAATAAG ATTTGCCTGGAAGTCTCCAAATTGCTGCTTTTGCCAAATGAACAGCTGGTGTCTTTGACAG CTCAGTTCCCCATCACGCCAAGCTGCCAGGTCCAGTACCTGCCCCTGGCTGCCCCCGTGTTCTCCGAGCAGGGAATCACCATATCCTTGCAA aCAACTTTCCAGGTGGCAGGGATGGCGATCCCCTTGCCAGTCAGCCCTGTGCCGTTCAGCATGCCTGAGCCGGCGAGCTCCAGCTCTTCCCACCTCACCCTGGCTTTCTCTGAGCACTTCTACACCAGCCTCTTCTTCGCCCTGGAAATCGCTGGATCCTTCAACATGACCATCCCG agccCACTGACCACTGCCACCATGGCACAGAAGATCACTCAG GTGGGCTCCCTCTTCCAGGAGGACGTACCGGTGGTGCTGCAGGCTGTGTTCAGGAGCTCACCTCAGGTGGTGCTGGAGGAAGGCAAGGCAGCCCTGAAGCTCTTCCTCACCATCCATGTTGGGGCGGGATTGCCAGCTTTCCAGAGTTTCCTGAGTGTGAACGTG GATATGTCTGCAGGACTCCTCCTTAGCGTCGTCGACACCAGGATGATGATCTCTGCAGCAGCGATAGA GGATACTGtgctcagcctggctgcctCCAACGTGGGTCCCATTCCG GTTGCCTTGCTGGAGGAGCTATTTCTGCCCACAATCCGTGAGGAGGTACCGGCTCAGATGAATG TGGTCCTGAGTGAAGGCATATTCCTGCCCCACATCTCCAGCTTTACCTACACTGACGTTAATGTTATTATTCACAAG GACTATGTCTTGGTCCCCTGCAACCTCAAGCTACAGATGAAGATTGGAAAGTAG